In the genome of Dasypus novemcinctus isolate mDasNov1 chromosome 30, mDasNov1.1.hap2, whole genome shotgun sequence, one region contains:
- the LOC101424089 gene encoding PAT complex subunit Asterix isoform X1: MSANSMSDPRRPNKVLRYKPPPSESNPALDDPTPDYMNLLGMIFSMCGLMLKAVHLCRGDVLSAEPSAHDAPLVMLGQRACILDPLSTPPPRPGPRLLSVLRSVASATALGSPS, encoded by the exons ATGTCCGCGAACAGCATGTCGGACCCGCGGAGGCCGAACAAAGTGCTGAG GTACAAGCCCCCGCCGAGCGAGTCCAACCCGGCCCTGGACGACCCGACCCCGGACTACATGAACCTTCTCGGCATGATCTTCAGCATGTGCGGCCTCATGCTCAAG GCTGTCCATCTCTGCCGTGGTGATGTCCTATCTGCAGAACCCTCAGCCCATGACGCCCCCCTGGTGATGCTGGGCCAGAGGGCTTGTATCCTGGACCCCCTTTCAACACCTCCCCCCAGGCCTGGCCCGCGGCTGCTCAGCGTCCTGCGCTCAGTAGCGTCAGCTACTGCCCTGGGCTCCCCTAGCTGA
- the LOC101424089 gene encoding PAT complex subunit Asterix isoform X2, with translation MSANSMSDPRRPNKVLRYKPPPSESNPALDDPTPDYMNLLGMIFSMCGLMLKLKWCAWVAVYCSFISFANSRSSEDTKQMMSSFMLSISAVVMSYLQNPQPMTPPW, from the exons ATGTCCGCGAACAGCATGTCGGACCCGCGGAGGCCGAACAAAGTGCTGAG GTACAAGCCCCCGCCGAGCGAGTCCAACCCGGCCCTGGACGACCCGACCCCGGACTACATGAACCTTCTCGGCATGATCTTCAGCATGTGCGGCCTCATGCTCAAG CTGAAGTGGTGTGCTTGGGTGGCCGTCTACTGCTCCTTCATCAGCTTTGCCAACTCCCGCAGCTCGGAGGACACCAAGCAGATGATGAGCAGCTTCAT GCTGTCCATCTCTGCCGTGGTGATGTCCTATCTGCAGAACCCTCAGCCCATGACGCCCCCCTGGTGA